In Candidatus Dependentiae bacterium, one genomic interval encodes:
- a CDS encoding prepilin-type N-terminal cleavage/methylation domain-containing protein, which yields MKSGFTLLEILIATAISSLLMTILFFSYNQMNNVVRYVTDYTDIFDSAILVEQQITKDIAGAFIPVQAIEPKAKGQKEASTDEQQQQLEPEKKEQKRAVLKDPFVSKNVGKNMSMLSFITANPMRVYWGKKTGEPKPSIARVVYTLQEDKNSPKNQPRFSLYRQEGKGLELAPYTKKESSIERYLIAENIESCTLSFFVTVEKESEQEVSGKSQNNKDTSEVKKQKKEKEVEIKTFDDWHINEDKKDARSKSKLPDIVSMEITLADEVGRRNRTFKFAVGVAAKFTEIPEPKDQNEKEEKKPGPQPSKQQAKKEVLVTGANSVVQNIRAMFRT from the coding sequence ATGAAATCAGGATTTACCTTACTTGAAATTTTAATCGCCACCGCAATCTCTTCTCTATTGATGACGATTTTATTTTTTTCATATAATCAAATGAACAATGTTGTGCGATATGTGACAGACTATACTGATATTTTTGATAGTGCAATTTTAGTTGAACAGCAAATTACAAAAGACATTGCAGGTGCATTTATTCCTGTGCAGGCAATTGAACCAAAGGCCAAAGGTCAAAAAGAGGCATCAACTGATGAACAACAACAACAATTAGAACCGGAAAAAAAAGAACAAAAACGGGCGGTTTTAAAGGATCCCTTTGTGAGCAAAAATGTGGGTAAAAATATGAGTATGCTCAGTTTTATTACAGCAAATCCAATGCGTGTTTATTGGGGCAAAAAAACTGGAGAGCCAAAGCCGAGCATCGCTCGTGTGGTATATACATTACAAGAGGATAAGAATTCACCTAAAAATCAGCCTCGCTTTTCATTATATCGTCAAGAGGGCAAAGGGTTAGAGTTGGCTCCTTATACAAAAAAAGAGAGTTCAATTGAGAGATATTTAATTGCTGAGAATATTGAATCCTGTACTTTATCTTTTTTCGTAACGGTTGAAAAAGAGTCGGAGCAAGAAGTATCTGGAAAATCTCAAAATAATAAAGATACGTCTGAAGTTAAAAAGCAAAAAAAAGAGAAAGAGGTTGAGATTAAAACTTTTGATGATTGGCATATTAATGAAGATAAAAAAGATGCGCGTTCAAAATCAAAGTTGCCGGATATAGTTTCCATGGAAATTACTTTGGCCGATGAAGTTGGGCGTCGTAATCGTACATTTAAGTTTGCTGTAGGCGTTGCAGCTAAGTTTACCGAAATTCCTGAACCCAAAGATCAAAATGAAAAAGAAGAAAAAAAACCTGGTCCGCAACCAAGTAAGCAACAAGCGAAAAAAGAAGTTTTAGTGACTGGAGCAAATTCAGTGGTTCAAAATATACGTGCAATGTTCAGGACTTAA
- a CDS encoding prepilin-type N-terminal cleavage/methylation domain-containing protein: MIHSKSNGFTLIEVLLAMTLVGVVLTPIYSLQNTVFTRVLKMVNAVERMFVAYDFFLDEENVLRQNRKKKKEQKKITKKIDDPSTELIYEVQDVPKDSALQKNFNNLYIEKTTWDWQEGNKKRSDQFINILFEPPMPKKQEKKDEAKDKPPSDKQGDQDDKEQQKGTPQSRGDTARGGKK; the protein is encoded by the coding sequence CAAAAAGTAATGGTTTTACACTTATTGAAGTTCTGCTTGCAATGACGCTTGTAGGCGTGGTTCTTACTCCTATTTATTCATTGCAAAATACTGTATTTACTAGAGTATTAAAGATGGTCAATGCTGTAGAGCGTATGTTTGTAGCTTATGATTTTTTTCTTGATGAAGAAAATGTTCTTCGACAAAATAGGAAAAAGAAAAAAGAACAAAAAAAAATAACCAAAAAAATTGATGATCCATCAACTGAGCTTATCTATGAAGTTCAAGATGTACCTAAAGATTCAGCATTACAAAAAAATTTTAACAATCTTTACATTGAAAAAACAACATGGGATTGGCAAGAGGGAAACAAAAAGAGGTCAGATCAATTTATTAATATTTTGTTCGAACCTCCTATGCCAAAAAAACAAGAAAAAAAAGATGAAGCAAAAGATAAACCTCCTTCGGACAAGCAGGGTGATCAGGATGATAAAGAACAACAAAAAGGAACACCGCAGTCTCGTGGAGATACAGCTCGTGGAGGTAAAAAATGA